A region of the Lachancea thermotolerans CBS 6340 chromosome E complete sequence genome:
TTCCCCTGGACCAGCCTTGGTGATGGTTACGCTTTACCTACTTACGAAGCATCTCAGGAAGCACAGGGACAGGTACTCCAGCATACGACGGCCCCGGCGCCCACGAACTTAAATTCGGCCCGACGCCAGATGAACCCGCCCAATTTGCGCGGCATTAATCGACTCACGTCGCAAGATCGGTTTAGAAGAGAATAATAAATTAAAATGTGTTGCCTATAAATTTGAGTGTACACAAGTATTCAAGAGATAACGACATACTCCATATGTTTGACTAACACTTATAACACGGGACCTGCAGAGATGACATCTGCCGACGCGCGGTCTTggtatttcttgaagttttcggTGAAGAGTTTGGCCAGAGCCCCCACACGGTGTTTGTACTTTGTTTCTCCCTCGAACCAGTTCTTGGCAGGGTTCAGGATATGCTCTGGCACGTTGTTCACATGGCGTGGTACATGCAGGCGGAAAGTTGGCAGCGTCTCGAAGTCCTCTTGGGCCAGTGAGCCGTCGTGGACGGCGTCAAGAATGGCACGGGTGTATTTAAGTGGACAGCGGTTTCCGCCATCCACGAAGCTGGCGCCGGTCCAGCCGGTGTTTATGAGCCAGGCGTTGGCTCTATGTTGAGACATCTTCTCCGCTAGCATTGTGGCGTACTTGAGCGGGTGAAGAGCCAGGAATGGTTGTCCGAAGCAAGAGGAGAAGGTTGCCTCCGGTTCCGTGACGCCTTCTTCGGTGCCAGCGACTTTGGAGGTGTAGCCGCTGATGAAGTGGTACATGACCTGTGCTGGGGTCAGTTTGGAAACAGGTGGCAAAACACCAGAGGCATCGCAGGTCAGCAAGACTATGTTCTTGGGGTGCGAGTTCGCGAGGCAAGGGATCTTGGCGCTGGGGATGTACTCAATGGGGTATGCACAGCGGGTGTTTTCGGTGATTTCGCAGTCTTCGTAGTCCACCACGCGCGTCAGCGGGTCGTATGCAACGTTCTCCAGGACAGAGCCGAACTTGATGGCGTTGAAGATCTCGGGCTCCTTGGCCTCGGTGAGTCCTATGCACTTGGCGTAGCAGCCACCCTCGATGTTGAAGACGCCGTGGTCGGACCAGCAGTGCTCGTCGTCCCCGATCAGTTTTCTGGCAGGGTCCGCAGAGAGAGTGGTTTTTCCCGTACCGGAAAGCCCGAAAAACAGCGTCACATCCTGGTCGCGGATGCCCTGGTTGGCGGACGAGTGCAATGTCAGGACGTTGTGGTTGACAGGCATCAGGTAGAACATGACCGTGAAGATGCCCTTTTTCATCTCACCGGCGTACTCGGTGCCCAGAATGACCATTTCCATTTTCTGGAAGTTGATCTCGACCGTGGTCTTGGATGTCATGCCGTCCGTGTGCGTGTTGGCCGGGAACTGGCCCGCGTTCCAGACCGTGAAGTCGGGCTCTCCGAAGTTCTCGAGCTCCTCCTTCGTGGGCCGGATCAGCATGTTCGTCATGAACAGCGCGTGGTACGCGCGCGCACACACCACGCGGATCTTGATCCGGTACCGTGGGTCCCACCCCGCGTACGCGTCCACAATGTAGAGGTGGTCGCGCGTGCGCAGGTAGTCGGCCGCGCGCTCGCGGTTCACCAGCCAGGTCTTCTCCGAGCACTTCTTGTTGACCGGGCCCCACCAGATGTTGTGCGTCGAAGTGGGCTCGTCGACGATCCGCTTGTCCTTGGGCGACCGCCCGGTCTTGGACCCGGAGAACGCGATCAGCGCGCCCGACGACGCGATCGTCGtcttgttttccttcagCGCGTCCTCGTACAGCAGCGCTGCGGGCGCGTTGCGCCGGATCGTCACCACTTCCTCGCCCAGCGCGAGCTCTTGTCTAATGTGGTCCTTGGCGGAGACGTGGTTTCTGGTCTTGGTTGGACTCATCTTAGCGGTTCCTGCGAACTTTGGAATTTTTTTGTAGAGGCTTCTCGATAGTTAGCTAACAATCCATGTACGATTGTAATGCTTGAGATACTGGAGGAtgagaaagagaaacacATATCTAATCCTGAAACCGCCCGCCTGTCTCAGTTAAATACGATTTTCCAAGCTCCGTGGTCTTCCCGCTTGTGGCTAGCTCCACTAAAGGGCCCGACCCGCCTCCCGACCTGCTCCGAACTGAACCCCGGACTAAAGTTTGTTATTGTTCTGTGTTTAGCGCCGTGAAGCCGCTTGTTTTCAGCTCCAATGGAACTAATTAAGGGCCGCCAGGGTCTTCGGCAGGTACTTTGCCATAGTCACGGGGTCGTTGCCCCCGCAACTGACACCCGGACCTCTCCGAGAGCTCCGCAATCCTCCGTCGGTAGTGACAAGGGCTTCGAGATCGGCTCCGACGCGGACTTCCTGTGCCAGTGCCTCTTATTGTTCTCTGCTGGCGGTTTGCAAGCCCAGAGAGACGCGCTGGTGGCACAGGCGCTCAAGACAGTGCCGTTCGATGTTACGAGCGAGGAAGCTGTCGTTGCTTATGCGAGCAGTTGCGCCTTTGGCGCGATAGGGCCCTTTGGGCCGGGCGGTCGCCGCTTGGGGCTTCGGGCGCAGCCGGATCGGAGCGCTCAGCGATGAAACAGCAGACGAATCAGTTGCCGATCGCAGATGACGTAAGCAGGAGCGGCGGCGAGGGCGGCTGAGTACGTAAGCCGGCCTGTGGACCAAGAACCGGCTAGGCTCGATTATGTAAGCCGATCGCGTGACACTGGTCATGTGATGGATTGCTACATTCGTCAACAGTTAgatatcacgtgataaagTTCTTGTGATCTCGTGATCTACGTCTCGTGACCACGTCCCGCCACCCAGATCGCCTCCGACGAGCGCTCGTAGCCCATCACGGACAGACCCTCTGGACAAGACCGGATGCACCGCGGCCCTCAGCCATCGCAACTACGCAGCTCCAGCCGCAGGGATGACGCGCGAGACGCGCGCTCAGGACCGCGCCTCGAACGTGTTCAGGAACTTATCAACGCTCGCCTCCAAGGAGAGGAAGCCGCTTCAACCCCGGCCCGTGAACATTTCCCAGCTTGTGGCGTCTCAAAAGCTGCGCAGTCCTCCAAACACGCCGGCCTCCGCCAAGAGCCCCGCGAGCTTGCT
Encoded here:
- the PCK1 gene encoding phosphoenolpyruvate carboxykinase PCK1 (highly similar to uniprot|P10963 Saccharomyces cerevisiae YKR097W PCK1 Phosphoenolpyruvate carboxykinase key enzyme in gluconeogenesis catalyzes early reaction in carbohydrate biosynthesis glucose represses transcription and accelerates mRNA degradation regulated by Mcm1p and Cat8p located in the cytosol); amino-acid sequence: MSPTKTRNHVSAKDHIRQELALGEEVVTIRRNAPAALLYEDALKENKTTIASSGALIAFSGSKTGRSPKDKRIVDEPTSTHNIWWGPVNKKCSEKTWLVNRERAADYLRTRDHLYIVDAYAGWDPRYRIKIRVVCARAYHALFMTNMLIRPTKEELENFGEPDFTVWNAGQFPANTHTDGMTSKTTVEINFQKMEMVILGTEYAGEMKKGIFTVMFYLMPVNHNVLTLHSSANQGIRDQDVTLFFGLSGTGKTTLSADPARKLIGDDEHCWSDHGVFNIEGGCYAKCIGLTEAKEPEIFNAIKFGSVLENVAYDPLTRVVDYEDCEITENTRCAYPIEYIPSAKIPCLANSHPKNIVLLTCDASGVLPPVSKLTPAQVMYHFISGYTSKVAGTEEGVTEPEATFSSCFGQPFLALHPLKYATMLAEKMSQHRANAWLINTGWTGASFVDGGNRCPLKYTRAILDAVHDGSLAQEDFETLPTFRLHVPRHVNNVPEHILNPAKNWFEGETKYKHRVGALAKLFTENFKKYQDRASADVISAGPVL
- a CDS encoding KLTH0E00924p (no similarity); translated protein: MELIKGRQGLRQVLCHSHGVVAPATDTRTSPRAPQSSVGSDKGFEIGSDADFLCQCLLLFSAGGLQAQRDALVAQALKTVPFDVTSEEAVVAYASSCAFGAIGPFGPGGRRLGLRAQPDRSAQR